The Oncorhynchus tshawytscha isolate Ot180627B linkage group LG18, Otsh_v2.0, whole genome shotgun sequence genome has a window encoding:
- the LOC112217797 gene encoding osteopetrosis-associated transmembrane protein 1 isoform X3 gives MFIVQMGPGNVSCRDSLLRSDRLMLVFLLYSNLEDIWTASECNRCVSLRHHSLTNDTLYFMETLNQSLSCFEKYQKQGNHSELCTECKATYRGLNELYSRMEKNHTLCIDIEDSMNMTRILWSKDFNCSFPRAETVPVIAVSSFMLFLPIIFYLSSFLHSEQKKRKLIHPKRAKSNPSFINIQDKFS, from the exons ATGTTTATTGTTCAG ATGGGCCCGGGGAATGTGAGCTGCAGAGACAGCCTACTGCGTTCTGATAGGCTGATGTTGGTGTTCCTGCTCTACAGTAACCTGGAGGACATCTGGACCGCTTCAGAATGTAATC GTTGTGTAAGCCTGAGACACCACAGCCTGACCAATGACACCCTTTACTTCATGGAAACTCTGAACCAGTCCCTCAGCTGCTTCGAGAAGTACCAGAAG CAGGGTAACCACTCAGAGCTATGTACGGAATGTAAGGCCACATACAGAGGACTGAATGAGCTGTACAGCCGCATGGAGAAGAATCACACCCTCTGCATCGACATTGAGGACTCA ATGAATATGACCCGCATACTGTGGAGCAAGGATTTCAATTGTTCTTTCCCCCGGGCGGAGACTGTTCCTGTCATCGCCGTGTCCAGCTTCATGCTCTTTCTGCCCATCATCTTCTACTTGAGCAGCTTCCTTCACTCGGAACAAAAGAAACGCAAGCTCATACACC CCAAACGAGCCAAGTCCAACCCAAGCTTCATTAACATCCAGGACAAGTTCAGCtga
- the LOC112217797 gene encoding osteopetrosis-associated transmembrane protein 1 isoform X2, producing the protein MFIVQVGALLIALTYYTNAQTSVVPVNTTIPGSEQSASGLRQLAVAVVPQSSVFHPSLRSQFSLNLLSAFPEDLEVSNYCVELLAIFGQRYSTYVNCLVSAARPVKVCQNCYGTYGNLMEIYKNISDQMGPGNVSCRDSLLRSDRLMLVFLLYSNLEDIWTASECNRCVSLRHHSLTNDTLYFMETLNQSLSCFEKYQKGNHSELCTECKATYRGLNELYSRMEKNHTLCIDIEDSMNMTRILWSKDFNCSFPRAETVPVIAVSSFMLFLPIIFYLSSFLHSEQKKRKLIHPKRAKSNPSFINIQDKFS; encoded by the exons ATGTTTATTGTTCAGGTGGGTGCGTTATTGATAGCGTTGACATATTACACCAATGCTCAAACATCTGTTGTCCCTGTAAACACCACCATCCCTGGTTCAGAGCAGAGCGCAAGCGGCTTGAGGCAACTCGCCGTGGCAGTGGTGCCTCAGTCGTCCGTGTTTCACCCCAGTCTCCGTTCACAGTTCTCTCTCAACCTGTTGTCGGCGTTTCCAGAAGATCTGGAAGTCAGCAATTACTGCGTCGAGCTGCTGGCTATCTTTGGGCAGCGATATTCAACGTATGTTAATTGTTTGGTGTCCGCCGCGCGCCCTGTCAAAGTGTGCCAAAACTGTTATGGCACCTACGGCAACCTTATGGAAATCTACAAAAACATATCAGACCAG ATGGGCCCGGGGAATGTGAGCTGCAGAGACAGCCTACTGCGTTCTGATAGGCTGATGTTGGTGTTCCTGCTCTACAGTAACCTGGAGGACATCTGGACCGCTTCAGAATGTAATC GTTGTGTAAGCCTGAGACACCACAGCCTGACCAATGACACCCTTTACTTCATGGAAACTCTGAACCAGTCCCTCAGCTGCTTCGAGAAGTACCAGAAG GGTAACCACTCAGAGCTATGTACGGAATGTAAGGCCACATACAGAGGACTGAATGAGCTGTACAGCCGCATGGAGAAGAATCACACCCTCTGCATCGACATTGAGGACTCA ATGAATATGACCCGCATACTGTGGAGCAAGGATTTCAATTGTTCTTTCCCCCGGGCGGAGACTGTTCCTGTCATCGCCGTGTCCAGCTTCATGCTCTTTCTGCCCATCATCTTCTACTTGAGCAGCTTCCTTCACTCGGAACAAAAGAAACGCAAGCTCATACACC CCAAACGAGCCAAGTCCAACCCAAGCTTCATTAACATCCAGGACAAGTTCAGCtga
- the LOC112217797 gene encoding osteopetrosis-associated transmembrane protein 1 isoform X1, giving the protein MFIVQVGALLIALTYYTNAQTSVVPVNTTIPGSEQSASGLRQLAVAVVPQSSVFHPSLRSQFSLNLLSAFPEDLEVSNYCVELLAIFGQRYSTYVNCLVSAARPVKVCQNCYGTYGNLMEIYKNISDQMGPGNVSCRDSLLRSDRLMLVFLLYSNLEDIWTASECNRCVSLRHHSLTNDTLYFMETLNQSLSCFEKYQKQGNHSELCTECKATYRGLNELYSRMEKNHTLCIDIEDSMNMTRILWSKDFNCSFPRAETVPVIAVSSFMLFLPIIFYLSSFLHSEQKKRKLIHPKRAKSNPSFINIQDKFS; this is encoded by the exons ATGTTTATTGTTCAGGTGGGTGCGTTATTGATAGCGTTGACATATTACACCAATGCTCAAACATCTGTTGTCCCTGTAAACACCACCATCCCTGGTTCAGAGCAGAGCGCAAGCGGCTTGAGGCAACTCGCCGTGGCAGTGGTGCCTCAGTCGTCCGTGTTTCACCCCAGTCTCCGTTCACAGTTCTCTCTCAACCTGTTGTCGGCGTTTCCAGAAGATCTGGAAGTCAGCAATTACTGCGTCGAGCTGCTGGCTATCTTTGGGCAGCGATATTCAACGTATGTTAATTGTTTGGTGTCCGCCGCGCGCCCTGTCAAAGTGTGCCAAAACTGTTATGGCACCTACGGCAACCTTATGGAAATCTACAAAAACATATCAGACCAG ATGGGCCCGGGGAATGTGAGCTGCAGAGACAGCCTACTGCGTTCTGATAGGCTGATGTTGGTGTTCCTGCTCTACAGTAACCTGGAGGACATCTGGACCGCTTCAGAATGTAATC GTTGTGTAAGCCTGAGACACCACAGCCTGACCAATGACACCCTTTACTTCATGGAAACTCTGAACCAGTCCCTCAGCTGCTTCGAGAAGTACCAGAAG CAGGGTAACCACTCAGAGCTATGTACGGAATGTAAGGCCACATACAGAGGACTGAATGAGCTGTACAGCCGCATGGAGAAGAATCACACCCTCTGCATCGACATTGAGGACTCA ATGAATATGACCCGCATACTGTGGAGCAAGGATTTCAATTGTTCTTTCCCCCGGGCGGAGACTGTTCCTGTCATCGCCGTGTCCAGCTTCATGCTCTTTCTGCCCATCATCTTCTACTTGAGCAGCTTCCTTCACTCGGAACAAAAGAAACGCAAGCTCATACACC CCAAACGAGCCAAGTCCAACCCAAGCTTCATTAACATCCAGGACAAGTTCAGCtga